GGTGTCTTCACGCTGGGCCACTTGCACAAGTTTTTCAACGATGTGCGGCGGCGTGGCGCCGTCGGGGTTGCCCATGCTCAAGTCGATGATATCTTCGCCGCGCCGACGCGCAGCCATCTTCAGCTCGGCAGTGATATTGAACACGTAAGGGGGGAGTCGATCGATGCGCGCAAAGCGGCGCGGCGAACCTTGTTCGGCCATTGTTGCCTCGAGAGTACGTAAGCGCCCGGAACCGTCCGAGCGACGTCGGCCACTGCGGTGGCCTGCGGGGCAGACAATACGGTCGGTGATGGCCAGCTGTCCATATGCGTGGGAAAATTTTCTGCTTGGAGCAACGCATGGATATGCCCCTATACTCGACGCGGGTTTGTTCCCTCATAAGAAGGAGACTGTTCGTATGGATCAGCACAGAAAACAACCGTTGGCGCCGCGCATGGAAGCAGGCAAGGCCTTGGTGATCGCCGGTGTAAAAGGGCGTTATTCGAAGGCCACCATCGGCGATATCCCGCGGCTGTGGGAGTTGTTCGACAGTTGCATCAAGGACATCAAAAAACGTGTCGGCGGGTTCACCTACGGGGTGTGCCATAACCCCCACGACGGCGAATTCGATTACATGGCCGGCGTGGAAGTCCCGACCAAAAGCGAGGTGCCACGCAACTTTGACGTGATCGAAATTCCACCGCTCAACTATGCCGTGTTCCCGCATCACGGCCCGGTTCAGGCGTTGGAACAGACCTATGAACGCATCATGTTCGAATGGTTGCCGCACTCGGGCTACAAGGTGATGGGGGCGGATTTCG
The sequence above is drawn from the Pseudomonas quebecensis genome and encodes:
- a CDS encoding GyrI-like domain-containing protein encodes the protein MDQHRKQPLAPRMEAGKALVIAGVKGRYSKATIGDIPRLWELFDSCIKDIKKRVGGFTYGVCHNPHDGEFDYMAGVEVPTKSEVPRNFDVIEIPPLNYAVFPHHGPVQALEQTYERIMFEWLPHSGYKVMGADFERYSADFDARKGTGTVEIWLPIGERG